In the genome of Blastopirellula marina, one region contains:
- a CDS encoding AMP-binding protein, whose amino-acid sequence MGKWIQALIYFVLRRLMHRRYDVEVIGLEKLESLEGPVLVLPNHPAYVDPPIVLSHLRFGKSLRPLVFTDTYRSPLFYPLMKVIDAYEVPNLQSHSRDAHTKTTQLIEEVAGELNHGQSFLIYPSGRLQRQGYEIVGGARIAYELLERVDNVNVVLVRTRGLWGSRYGCAQEGDVPALGRNALASFFWVLAGLVFFLPKRKVTLEVHPVNRDELPMESKTALNRHLEGFYNADGGETAKFVPYNYFFGPREFDFDAVKKKGAVDLSEVPESTVHEVYEIVEHRLDRKLEESEKEPSTTLDMLGLDSLERMDLALELERQYGFRSDHVPASVGELCLLAAGKAPTDEQPLEVPEGWVDETKTSTDYPEILAETIAEAFVRRALQSANHTAVADPLSGALNYRKLLIGATLLSKRIAKLESKSVGIMLPASVAADSVVLATLIAGKLPVMLNWTTGPAGLRHATEKLEVSHVVTSKRFMDRLGVEIDGVEMFYLEDVREGISTWEKLRTLIATYIASGSFLSHLPQPNPDDPAVILFTSGSESLPKAVPLSHRNLIADMRGGIDHMNFHRSDTLLGFLPPFHSFGLTAASLMPLLSGIRVVHHADPTDSRMLARIIAAYKPTFTFTTPTFLQYIVSSSEPGELDSLRLVMVGAEKCPTSLYEQTMKILPDLDLLEGYGITECSPVVSGNKPGQNKPGTIGLPINCVETLVVHPESHEPLPQGEAGLLLIRGDSVFDGYYKYDAPQPFLEVNGHRWYNSGDLVAKDEDGFIQFRGRLKRFLKIGGEMVSLPALEAPLAEKFPADEEGPKVAVEGVEKDGGRCIVLFTTEDLTLREANDLLKQAGFHGIMRLDEVRQIETIPVLGTGKTNYRQLRGWLEEGSEVTANS is encoded by the coding sequence ATGGGTAAGTGGATTCAGGCCCTCATTTATTTCGTCCTACGGCGGTTGATGCATCGTCGGTACGATGTCGAAGTGATTGGGCTGGAGAAATTGGAATCGCTCGAAGGTCCGGTCCTGGTTCTGCCAAATCATCCGGCATACGTCGATCCGCCGATCGTGCTGAGTCATCTACGGTTTGGAAAGTCGCTTCGTCCGTTGGTGTTTACGGACACCTATCGCAGCCCGCTGTTCTATCCACTGATGAAGGTGATCGACGCCTATGAGGTGCCAAACCTGCAATCGCATAGCCGAGATGCGCACACCAAGACGACTCAGCTGATTGAAGAAGTCGCCGGCGAGCTTAACCATGGACAAAGCTTTCTGATTTACCCTAGCGGTCGTTTGCAACGACAAGGGTACGAGATTGTGGGTGGAGCTCGGATTGCATACGAATTGCTAGAACGCGTCGATAATGTCAACGTTGTTTTGGTCCGCACACGCGGTCTCTGGGGAAGTCGGTATGGATGTGCTCAAGAAGGGGATGTTCCCGCACTCGGACGCAACGCGCTGGCTTCCTTCTTTTGGGTGCTCGCCGGTTTGGTCTTCTTCCTGCCGAAACGCAAAGTCACGCTCGAGGTTCATCCGGTAAATCGCGACGAACTGCCGATGGAAAGCAAGACGGCCCTCAATCGCCATCTCGAAGGATTCTACAATGCGGATGGGGGAGAGACCGCGAAATTCGTTCCTTATAACTACTTCTTTGGACCACGCGAGTTCGATTTCGATGCGGTGAAGAAGAAGGGAGCGGTTGATTTAAGCGAGGTCCCTGAATCGACGGTTCATGAAGTCTACGAAATTGTCGAGCATCGACTCGATCGCAAACTAGAGGAGAGCGAAAAGGAGCCAAGCACGACGCTCGATATGCTCGGGCTTGATAGTTTGGAACGCATGGACCTGGCCCTTGAACTGGAACGCCAGTATGGCTTCCGCAGTGATCATGTTCCTGCGAGTGTAGGGGAGCTATGCTTATTGGCTGCTGGAAAAGCACCTACCGATGAACAGCCGCTGGAAGTTCCCGAAGGATGGGTCGACGAAACGAAAACTAGCACCGATTACCCTGAGATTCTCGCCGAGACAATCGCCGAAGCATTCGTCCGTCGCGCGCTTCAAAGTGCCAACCATACGGCAGTCGCTGATCCACTTTCTGGAGCGTTGAATTATCGCAAACTGTTGATTGGCGCGACTCTCCTTTCAAAACGCATTGCCAAACTGGAATCGAAGTCGGTCGGTATCATGTTGCCTGCGTCGGTCGCTGCCGACTCGGTCGTGTTGGCCACGCTCATCGCTGGCAAGCTCCCGGTGATGCTCAATTGGACGACTGGCCCGGCTGGCCTCCGGCATGCAACTGAGAAGCTGGAAGTGTCGCACGTCGTAACTTCGAAGCGTTTCATGGACCGATTGGGTGTCGAGATCGACGGCGTGGAAATGTTTTATCTGGAAGATGTTCGCGAAGGGATATCGACCTGGGAGAAACTACGGACGCTGATTGCAACCTATATCGCGTCTGGATCGTTCTTGAGTCATCTCCCACAGCCCAATCCAGATGATCCGGCGGTGATCTTGTTCACCTCCGGTTCCGAGAGTCTGCCCAAAGCAGTACCTCTTTCGCATCGCAATCTGATTGCGGACATGCGGGGAGGAATCGATCATATGAATTTCCATCGCAGCGACACGCTGTTGGGATTCCTTCCTCCGTTTCACAGCTTTGGTCTGACGGCGGCTTCGTTGATGCCACTACTATCTGGCATTCGAGTCGTACATCATGCCGATCCAACCGACTCACGTATGTTGGCTCGCATTATTGCGGCTTACAAACCAACGTTCACTTTCACGACGCCGACATTTCTTCAGTACATCGTTAGCAGTAGCGAGCCAGGTGAACTCGATTCACTGCGATTGGTGATGGTCGGTGCTGAAAAGTGTCCCACATCGTTGTACGAGCAAACCATGAAAATTTTGCCCGACCTTGATCTGTTGGAAGGGTACGGAATCACCGAATGCAGTCCCGTGGTTTCTGGAAACAAGCCGGGGCAAAACAAGCCTGGCACCATCGGATTGCCGATCAACTGCGTCGAAACGTTAGTCGTTCATCCCGAATCTCACGAGCCGTTACCGCAAGGCGAAGCAGGATTGCTGCTGATTCGTGGAGACTCGGTGTTTGATGGATACTACAAGTACGACGCGCCCCAGCCGTTTCTCGAGGTCAACGGGCATCGTTGGTATAACTCCGGCGATCTGGTGGCGAAGGACGAAGATGGATTCATTCAGTTCCGTGGACGATTGAAACGATTCTTAAAGATCGGTGGCGAGATGGTCAGCTTGCCAGCACTCGAGGCCCCTTTAGCCGAAAAGTTTCCGGCGGACGAAGAGGGGCCCAAGGTCGCTGTTGAGGGTGTCGAGAAAGATGGAGGCCGTTGTATCGTCCTGTTCACGACCGAAGACCTCACCCTTCGCGAGGCCAATGATCTGTTGAAACAGGCGGGCTTCCATGGCATCATGCGATTGGACGAGGTTCGTCAAATCGAGACGATTCCCGTATTGGGAACCGGAAAGACCAACTATCGACAGCTTCGCGGTTGGTTGGAAGAAGGTAGTGAGGTAACGGCAAATTCGTAA
- a CDS encoding LOG family protein, which translates to MTPKHEEENLEQIVNSPSYVLPQNDTDFLAGESMRGVRLQLEYTKPQEFLTRQKINSTIILFGGTQIVERSQAEGQLKQLKKQLEEEGTRPELERAIQRAERQLAKSKYYDEARAFASLVSQHSYHNDRYDYVIVTGGGPGIMEAGNRGAYDVGAPSIGLNITLPEEQHPNPYITPGLCFMFHYFAMRKMHFLMRAKALVVFPGGFGTFDELFDALTLRQTDRMQAIPVILYGTDYWKQAINWEFLADEAVIRDEHLELLNFADSPTEAWNIITKFHEADPEAKVIAP; encoded by the coding sequence ATGACGCCCAAACATGAAGAAGAAAACCTGGAACAAATTGTCAATTCTCCTAGCTATGTGCTGCCGCAGAACGATACCGACTTCCTTGCCGGCGAATCGATGCGTGGCGTTCGTTTGCAATTGGAGTACACCAAACCACAAGAGTTTCTGACGCGACAGAAAATCAACTCGACGATTATCCTCTTTGGCGGCACGCAGATTGTCGAACGCTCGCAAGCCGAAGGTCAACTGAAACAACTAAAAAAGCAACTGGAAGAAGAGGGCACGCGACCTGAACTGGAACGCGCCATTCAGCGAGCCGAACGGCAACTGGCCAAGTCAAAGTATTACGACGAAGCCAGAGCTTTTGCCAGTCTTGTCTCGCAGCATTCATATCATAACGATCGTTATGACTACGTGATCGTCACCGGGGGCGGACCCGGAATCATGGAGGCGGGCAACCGAGGCGCCTATGATGTTGGAGCACCTTCGATTGGCTTAAACATCACGCTACCCGAGGAACAGCATCCCAACCCGTATATCACGCCCGGGTTGTGTTTCATGTTCCATTACTTCGCAATGCGGAAGATGCACTTCTTGATGCGCGCCAAGGCGTTGGTCGTTTTCCCAGGCGGGTTCGGCACCTTCGACGAATTGTTCGACGCACTGACCCTCCGGCAAACCGACCGTATGCAAGCCATTCCGGTTATTCTTTACGGCACGGATTATTGGAAGCAGGCGATCAACTGGGAGTTCCTAGCGGACGAAGCGGTTATTCGTGACGAACATTTGGAACTCTTAAACTTTGCCGATTCTCCCACGGAAGCCTGGAACATCATCACCAAGTTCCACGAAGCAGACCCTGAAGCCAAGGTGATTGCCCCATGA
- a CDS encoding MBL fold metallo-hydrolase RNA specificity domain-containing protein yields the protein MTRLTFHGAAETVTGSKYLLEADDSKVLIDCGMFQGLKELRLRNWDPLPFPAHSLDRVVLTHAHIDHTGYLPRIVKDGYHGPILCTPGTKRLTNLLLLDSAENQERDAEYFNLKGLSKHKPALPLYDPKDARKAIKQLTALPREEWHQAAGPIWIRFHDAGHLLGSNMIEVEIRNQDPPLRLLFSGDVGRYNAPLYHDPHEPPRCDFLICESTYGDRDHPQGDVLDSLEVTMNEAIERGGVILMASFAVGRAQQLIYLLQVLMHAGRIPRIPIYLDSPMAVDATEIFRDFAEDFDLSEGRLNGPSSVLNESNVHMVRSSAESKKLNKVKGPAVIIASSGMMTGGRILFHLRQRLPWHQNTLLAGGYMAAGTLGRKIQEGHRSVRIHKRDVPVNAHLASVSGLSGHAGQSELLQWVSGLPKPKLVFLTHGEPESASVLSGLMRQRFGFRTIIPRMGESFDLEEHA from the coding sequence ATGACGCGATTGACGTTTCACGGGGCGGCGGAAACGGTCACAGGTTCCAAGTATCTGTTGGAGGCTGATGATTCGAAAGTCCTGATCGATTGCGGAATGTTTCAAGGGCTGAAAGAGCTCCGCTTGCGAAACTGGGATCCCTTGCCGTTCCCGGCTCACTCGCTTGATCGCGTGGTGCTGACGCACGCTCACATCGACCATACCGGCTATTTACCCCGGATCGTTAAAGATGGGTACCACGGTCCAATTCTATGCACGCCGGGTACCAAGCGACTGACAAATCTTCTGCTTTTGGATTCGGCTGAAAACCAAGAGCGTGACGCCGAATACTTCAATTTGAAGGGACTATCGAAGCATAAACCAGCACTGCCGCTGTACGACCCGAAAGATGCACGTAAGGCAATCAAACAATTAACGGCGTTGCCACGCGAAGAATGGCACCAGGCAGCCGGCCCCATTTGGATTCGCTTTCATGATGCTGGCCACTTGTTGGGCTCGAATATGATTGAAGTCGAGATCCGCAACCAGGATCCTCCGCTACGGCTGTTGTTCTCCGGTGATGTCGGTCGTTACAACGCGCCGTTGTATCACGACCCGCACGAACCACCCCGCTGTGACTTCTTGATATGCGAAAGCACCTACGGCGATCGGGACCATCCGCAAGGAGATGTGCTCGATTCGCTGGAGGTTACGATGAATGAGGCGATCGAACGAGGTGGTGTTATATTGATGGCATCGTTCGCGGTTGGACGTGCTCAGCAGTTGATTTATCTGCTACAAGTTTTAATGCACGCCGGTAGAATTCCGCGAATCCCGATTTATCTCGACAGTCCCATGGCGGTCGATGCGACTGAGATCTTTCGTGACTTCGCCGAAGACTTCGACCTTTCCGAAGGTCGACTCAATGGACCGTCGAGCGTATTAAATGAATCGAACGTGCACATGGTGCGTAGTAGTGCGGAATCGAAAAAGCTGAATAAGGTCAAAGGACCAGCTGTAATTATTGCCTCGTCCGGCATGATGACTGGGGGACGAATCTTGTTTCACCTTCGTCAGCGTTTGCCTTGGCACCAAAACACGTTACTGGCCGGCGGCTATATGGCCGCGGGTACCTTAGGGCGAAAAATCCAGGAAGGGCATCGTTCCGTTCGGATTCATAAGCGAGACGTTCCCGTTAATGCCCACTTGGCGTCCGTTTCCGGATTGAGTGGCCACGCCGGTCAAAGTGAATTACTGCAATGGGTTTCTGGTCTGCCGAAGCCGAAACTCGTCTTCCTGACGCATGGCGAACCGGAAAGTGCTTCGGTGCTTTCCGGACTCATGCGACAACGCTTCGGTTTTCGCACCATCATTCCACGGATGGGAGAATCGTTTGATCTTGAGGAGCACGCATGA
- a CDS encoding SDR family oxidoreductase produces the protein MSRGQQRTFGNIPPVAIVTGSAKRVGKVIAQHLAASGYRIAVHANHSLDEAKQFAEQLKEQGTEASAFQADLTDESQIKDLIDYVHWYFGRIDVLVNSASIFFPTPLDELTEEDVQSLFNVNTFAVLNCSRWAAERMVEQETGGAIVNIADWSIVRPTKDFSAYIASKGALPTLTRSLAIDLAARNPAIRVNAVLPGQVLLPEDVSDKKRQAAIDATLVKRLGEPEDVAQAVQFLIESPFVTGVCLPVDGGRTIFGGQFYDASVHG, from the coding sequence ATGAGCCGCGGACAACAACGAACATTCGGCAACATCCCTCCGGTAGCTATCGTTACCGGAAGTGCAAAACGTGTGGGGAAGGTGATCGCCCAGCACTTGGCTGCGTCGGGCTACCGAATTGCCGTACATGCCAATCATTCGTTGGACGAAGCGAAGCAGTTTGCCGAGCAGTTGAAGGAGCAGGGGACCGAGGCCAGCGCGTTCCAGGCCGACCTGACGGACGAAAGTCAGATCAAAGATTTGATCGATTACGTTCATTGGTACTTTGGTCGGATCGATGTACTAGTCAACTCCGCATCGATCTTCTTTCCCACTCCGTTGGATGAACTAACCGAAGAAGACGTCCAATCGTTGTTCAACGTCAACACGTTCGCTGTGCTGAATTGTTCGAGGTGGGCCGCGGAAAGGATGGTCGAGCAAGAGACGGGCGGAGCCATTGTAAACATCGCTGATTGGTCGATCGTTCGTCCCACGAAGGATTTCTCCGCCTACATCGCTAGTAAAGGGGCATTGCCGACGCTAACGCGAAGTTTGGCGATCGACCTTGCCGCGCGGAACCCAGCGATTCGCGTGAACGCGGTGCTACCTGGTCAGGTGCTTCTGCCTGAAGATGTCAGCGATAAGAAGCGTCAGGCTGCCATCGATGCGACACTCGTCAAGCGCTTGGGCGAACCCGAAGACGTCGCGCAGGCGGTTCAGTTCCTGATCGAAAGTCCTTTCGTAACAGGAGTTTGCTTACCGGTCGACGGAGGTCGCACGATCTTTGGCGGGCAATTCTACGACGCTAGCGTTCATGGTTAG